From Aegilops tauschii subsp. strangulata cultivar AL8/78 chromosome 5, Aet v6.0, whole genome shotgun sequence:
GTTTCTCATGGGGCAAGCATAATCATTGATATGAATAGTCATGAAAATATCAGATCACTAcaacgcacacacacacaaattATAAATTTGACAAGCATGTTGGTCGATATTTAAACAGGGTAATAAATAAACCAAGATGTGAGACTATTCTATGGTGTACCTAATAAAAAAAATCCTTTGTGATTCAGTTGTATATATGTAACTGTAGAAAAATATTGACATACGCAAGAGATTAAAAAAAGCACCATGTCATACATACACGTATTTGATTTGTTCCCATGTTCTATCCACCTTCCTATTCTCCACTAATTCCTCCTTCAAGTCTCCATCTTCCGACTAAATTCAATCAGATCTGAAGCTCATGCATCCTCCTTTTTGTATTGGTCTTCGTATGGTCTTCCTGCCTTTTGTATTGCCTGCATTTATAGCACAGatctaatttttgcaaccaaGATTTGAGTTCCCAATTAATATGATGTGTTACAAATTTTGTAGAGTACTAATAATTTCTAACGACCCTTGTTGGCTTTGCTTTCTTCTACTCGGAAATACCAGAGCATCTTACGAAAATGAAGCTTTCCAGTACTACTCTTTGCAAGTTTAATCCAAGAAGCTCCACGACCATTGTAACCTACAAAAATGAGGAAACATATATCAGATTCAGTGACGTTGTAGTTGTGTTCTCTCCCAGAATAAGCTAGTCAGATGCATCTTTCCAATACTACTCTTTAGTAGTTTCGCGCCCTAATGGTAAAGTATATAGATGCAAAAGGATTTTGCATACTACTAAAATGCATAGCCATTCCAATACACCGATCCAACAAGCACATTATCGTTGTCGGTTAGTGGTTGCCGGTTGTCTATGCTGGTTGTCTCCCTTATCACTTAAGGGGCTTTGGCGAGACCAAGTTCTAATCTCTGCAATTTTACTTCAATCCTCTGCATTAGTGTCATTAATTCAGTGGCGCCATCCGAGCTAGCGGCACTATCCAATCCAATTTCCTATAAATCATTATTAACAACTCTCTTCTCTTTTTACATGTTTTAAAAATCTGCATATTTTCTTGGAATGATTTCAGTAACATAATTGAATGGCTCGGTATATGCTCACATATCCCCGCTCTTACAAGCTACCATAAAGCTTGTATCAGACTGGTAGTGTATACTATATTGCTAACTCTAAGATTGGATTTTGTGTTAACTATagacaacaacaacaaagcctttagtcccaaacaagtttgTGTTAACTATAGAATCTTGAAAAAAGAAATAGTGGGCTGATTAGATATAATAAGATTTAAAATAGAAAATAAATGATGAATAGCAAATGACCATTTTAATCAAGCGCTAGAAGTCGCTGCACACTTAAAAAAACAAGCTAATTGCACATCAGCTCCGTCTCGATTCGGTGCCACATTAGAATTAGAGGAAATTTAGAGAGGCAGATCACATTCTTTGTTTGTCTAATGCCAACTTTAATCATACACTATGAATCTACAAAGTTGACTTGTCCAACAAATTTCTGAATTTAATTAGTGTGACTACTTGTTGGAAAGAAATCATCATCATATGACAAAACAAATACCCAAAATATGTTCCCATCACATGACACAACCAAGATGTGCAGTCAACCATGAGGTTGCAATGAAATGTAAGAACAAAGAATTACAGTCGGTTGGGTGGGTTGTGGTCACGTGTGATGAGGATAGTGAGCCCGGCAGCGTAAATGCCGTCAGTTATCTGCTCCTCCGTGGACGCTGACCCAAACACACTGGAGCCCGACTTGCTGTAGATGAGCGACAAGATACCCATCTGGTCATTAGTGGACTCCCTAACAGAAGGGAGCCCATAAATAGGAggtaaaaaaagaaacaaaacagAGTGCGAGTCCCCAAGAACCACATAACGACCAGTTcaaaaaagagaaagagccacGAATCGATTCTCACCTGATAGGTTGTCCTCTGTGTATAGCACCTGAAAGTATTGTCGGGAGATAGAAAAGGAGTAAGGGCACAACAGAATACAATATCATGTCATGATGAGTAAAAGGTGTATGTTTGAACATACCATCCTATGGCTTTGTTTGGCAAATATCTTGGCATTCCCTGAAGAAAAGGTTGGCCAGTAGCACAAGTTTAGGTCCTAGTTTTCAGTACAATCAGTTCGGTTCGATAGTCTCATTTGCCGCCATAGTGTTTTGTTTTCTAGTTACACGCCCACCCTGAAATACACCAAATAACTTGATTTGAGATATGGTCGACAGTGTTTTTCTCATTGTTCAGTACCATGCACATATCCTTTTCTTAAATGCATAAACATGATTCTTTTAATTACAAAGGCCAATAACCAAATAACATGCACGCTTTTTAATTCATTGTTGGATTGGATGCAAATGTAGCAACAACCTTTTCTATTATGAACAAAAGTGTAACACCAGCCTGGTGGTCAGAAATTAACTATAGTTAAAACCCACTAAATATGGTTGGATAAATTAGAAAagaaaacttgtttgtttaagaAATTAAAGCATGATTAAGAAGTTCCCTTATCTCTAATTGATGTGATCTCTACCACAGCAAGGCTTCTATGCCTGAATATTGAATATACAGTGTTTTACAGAGAGTTTATGTCAGAAACTGGTTCCCTAATTTTCTGATACTCCACCCATGTAAATCTCGAGACTTGTAGCAGAGATATATATGTAGCACAACAAACTGCTCTCAAACTTGATAGATGCTTACCAGGGGACAAATGGGCAATGTCTTCACTTCTCTTGGCAGCATGAACATTCTTCGTATACAATATGTCTGTTTTGGATGCTTGCATCGTGGCTCCACCAATGGACACCCTACGGTTTACACCACCCATCGAGTGTCTAGGCGCCTTCTTTATACTTTGAGGCTTGGATGGACTTGGTTTTGAACCGTAGAGAGTTGAACACCGACCGTCCTTCTGCCCACCCCTCTGCCTCGAGGTGGATGCTGACTGCCCTCCATCCCTAGCCGACGAGAGAGAGTGGAGATGAGGAGAAGCTAAGATGGGGCGAAGACGGTGGTGGATAGTATGTAAACAAACATTGCAAGTAATAGTATGAGAAATAATTGTAAAGAAAAAGGACAACCAAAAATCAATTTACCCGCACTTTACCAAATTTGGCAAAATACTCTTTGAAGTCCTCCCTTAAAACTATTTCTTTATGAAGAAGCAGAATCTACATGATTCTATTCTACAAGAGACACCACTcttaaaagaaataaaataaaataggaaCTTAAGAGGTCATCAGGCAAGACATAAGAAAATAATGACTACCATGCAGCAAAAATAGCATCAAGACCAGGTGCGAGTTCACACGCCCTTATGTTGATTTGGTATAGTTCCTAGGGCTGAAATTAGGGAGGAAATTGCAGTAACATTAAACCTGAGCGTGCTTACCAATGAGGCGTTGATACAAACTGGATTCTGTCCTGGGCATCTCACTCTTCCAATAAGAAACGTAAAACCAACCTAGAATAGCATATCCGCATAGTCAGGGTAAGACCGGAATCCAAATGCAAGAGGATCAGCACATAACTTTATGCCCAAAAACAAACATGTCATCATTCTGTTGTTAGTATCAACTATGTGCAGATTATCATACAAGATTTCCATTACCCTGAACATTAGTACAAGAGACGAAAAGGAAACCTATAAACTAAGATTTCTAAAATAAACAAAAGAAGCTACTACTGTGCATCATATCCCA
This genomic window contains:
- the LOC109785173 gene encoding uncharacterized protein; protein product: MGGVNRRVSIGGATMQASKTDILYTKNVHAAKRSEDIAHLSPGNAKIFAKQSHRMVLYTEDNLSGYNGRGASWIKLAKSSTGKLHFRKMLWYFRVEESKANKGR